One Thermoplasma sp. Kam2015 DNA window includes the following coding sequences:
- a CDS encoding 30S ribosomal protein S24e, whose translation MVDLIIKEKRDNPILKRKEIKYTLKFENSRTPSREEIREMMAKHEGVDKELVIVDSNKQLTGKHEVDGYAKIYADKASAMLYEPDYELIRNGLKQKEAK comes from the coding sequence ATGGTGGATCTGATAATTAAGGAAAAAAGGGATAATCCGATCCTGAAAAGGAAGGAGATAAAGTATACCCTGAAGTTTGAAAACAGCAGGACCCCCTCGAGAGAGGAGATCAGAGAGATGATGGCAAAGCACGAAGGAGTCGACAAGGAGCTGGTCATCGTAGACAGCAATAAACAGCTGACTGGAAAGCATGAGGTTGATGGCTATGCAAAGATATACGCTGATAAGGCTAGCGCCATGCTCTATGAACCCGATTACGAACTTATAAGAAACGGGCTCAAGCAGAAAGAGGCAAAGTGA
- a CDS encoding 30S ribosomal protein S27ae, whose product MQKRELYELADGKLVRKHRFCPRCGPGVFLAEHADRYSCGRCGYTEFKKAKKSKS is encoded by the coding sequence ATGCAGAAGAGAGAACTTTACGAATTGGCAGATGGAAAACTCGTACGCAAACATCGTTTCTGCCCAAGATGCGGCCCTGGTGTTTTTCTGGCCGAACATGCGGACAGGTATTCATGCGGTAGATGCGGATACACCGAGTTTAAAAAAGCAAAGAAGAGCAAATCATAA
- a CDS encoding DUF2175 family protein encodes MAEFKCYVCNSTVKTGEKFTFTKKGSVHYDCYVSSKRQNIDPSKEEEFRTLAMLLDYSLQALLNAMSIQTQKESAAEAKRQSIQAYEKLAGDITKKMEEL; translated from the coding sequence ATGGCAGAATTCAAATGCTATGTTTGCAATAGTACTGTGAAGACTGGAGAAAAATTCACCTTCACGAAGAAGGGATCGGTGCATTACGATTGCTATGTGTCCTCAAAGAGGCAGAACATCGATCCAAGTAAGGAGGAAGAATTCAGGACTCTCGCCATGCTGCTGGATTACAGCCTTCAGGCTCTGTTAAACGCTATGAGCATTCAGACACAGAAAGAATCGGCGGCAGAGGCTAAACGCCAGAGCATACAGGCTTATGAAAAGCTGGCTGGTGATATAACAAAAAAGATGGAAGAGTTATGA
- a CDS encoding DUF763 domain-containing protein, which yields MERRGISSLPLHYGHPPEYLFKRAVKLSGLMTELIVETYGTDEIIRRLADPFWFHSLSLVTGFDWNSSGTTVFTLSALKEYLSSRDIGVRVCGGKAGSMADMKTDLIDSEHSGVINDAEVYELYDNARRIAKIDNSLLQDGYDLYMQFLIVSAKGKHAVVQQGMNSDARLARRYHWIIGDERVDVEGRYGVASEGTSENVLDLSAHESRDNRSAIVSSVREGEVWHFRTERQSTLDNYSLPFLDLSNRVNWSRLRNLYEYGVDDFEKIYMAKGIGKSTLRALSYIAEVIYGPKASFKDPVKFSFAVGGKDGIPKPVNVYDYDKAIEFFTDLMREKVLNIREKENIARSLARLSYLRTSFDS from the coding sequence ATGGAAAGACGGGGGATATCTTCTTTACCGCTTCATTACGGGCATCCGCCTGAATACCTCTTCAAGAGAGCTGTAAAACTCTCAGGCCTTATGACAGAGTTAATAGTTGAAACATACGGTACAGATGAGATCATACGGCGTCTCGCCGATCCGTTCTGGTTCCATTCGCTCTCGCTTGTAACTGGCTTTGACTGGAACTCCAGCGGTACCACTGTTTTCACCCTATCGGCTCTGAAGGAGTATCTATCATCCAGGGATATTGGGGTGAGGGTCTGTGGCGGGAAGGCAGGATCCATGGCAGATATGAAGACTGACCTAATCGATTCTGAGCACTCTGGTGTCATAAACGATGCTGAAGTCTATGAATTATACGACAATGCCAGGAGGATAGCAAAGATAGATAATTCGCTTCTTCAGGATGGCTACGATCTCTACATGCAGTTCCTCATCGTTTCCGCGAAGGGAAAGCATGCCGTAGTTCAGCAGGGAATGAATTCTGATGCTCGGTTGGCCAGAAGATATCACTGGATTATCGGTGATGAACGTGTTGATGTCGAAGGCAGATATGGAGTCGCTTCTGAAGGTACAAGCGAAAATGTTCTGGATCTATCAGCACATGAGAGTAGAGACAACAGATCCGCAATAGTGTCCTCCGTCAGAGAGGGGGAGGTTTGGCATTTCAGAACGGAGAGGCAGAGCACGCTGGACAATTATTCACTGCCATTTCTTGATCTGAGCAACAGGGTAAACTGGAGCAGGTTGAGGAACCTCTATGAGTACGGGGTGGATGATTTCGAAAAGATATACATGGCAAAGGGCATAGGGAAGAGCACACTGAGGGCTCTGTCCTACATAGCGGAGGTAATATATGGCCCGAAAGCTTCATTCAAAGACCCGGTAAAATTCTCGTTCGCAGTTGGTGGGAAGGATGGAATTCCAAAGCCGGTGAACGTCTATGATTATGACAAGGCTATAGAATTTTTCACCGATCTCATGAGGGAAAAGGTTCTGAATATCAGAGAGAAGGAAAACATTGCTAGATCGCTGGCCAGGCTCAGTTACCTCAGAACTAGTTTTGATTCATGA
- the glpK gene encoding glycerol kinase GlpK, which translates to MVISHNITEKKYVMSIDVGTTGTRTAIIDENGHIVSFSYRTNRQYFPAPGWVEQDPSDLWENVRTTMKEAITSRRIDVRDIASAGITNQRETLIVWDRHTGRPLYNAIVWQDKRTAPIIKDLDMDISDTIITTTGLRPDAYFSASKVKWLLDHVDGLRSRMKAGEAVFGTVDAWIIWNLTYGRKGSRNQKPIFATDHSNASRTMIYDISRLRWDHDLMELFGGIDENSLPQVNPSGSPDAYGHISDNASTIFEGREISITSDLGDQQAALFGQVCFDPGDMKITYGTGTFALANAGHDIPRSSARLLKTIFYSLHGGRINYALEGSILASGSALRWLENGIHMLGSAKEIEDAAQRVRSNEGVYFVPAFSGLGSPYWDQDARGLFIGLTERTSIDHLARAILESEVYMATDVIRSVEEETGSEITKIKCDGGGSRSDFLMQFQADMANSEVLIPETSETTVIGSGYLSGLTSGFWTGLNEIRELWRLGRIYRPGMKREERERLYVGWREAVKRSMGWASSIR; encoded by the coding sequence GTGGTAATTTCTCATAACATTACTGAGAAAAAATATGTCATGTCCATAGACGTCGGTACGACCGGAACAAGAACCGCAATAATAGACGAAAATGGGCATATCGTTTCTTTTTCATACAGGACGAACAGACAGTACTTCCCTGCCCCGGGGTGGGTTGAGCAGGATCCTTCCGATCTCTGGGAAAACGTAAGGACAACGATGAAAGAGGCAATTACCTCCAGAAGAATAGATGTCAGAGATATTGCCTCTGCAGGAATAACAAATCAAAGGGAGACGCTCATAGTCTGGGACAGGCATACCGGCAGACCTCTATACAATGCCATCGTGTGGCAGGATAAACGCACTGCGCCCATCATAAAGGATCTTGACATGGACATCTCTGACACGATTATAACCACGACAGGATTGAGACCAGACGCTTATTTTTCGGCCTCAAAGGTAAAATGGCTTCTTGACCATGTGGATGGCCTCAGATCCAGAATGAAAGCCGGGGAGGCTGTTTTCGGAACTGTGGACGCCTGGATCATCTGGAACCTCACATATGGAAGGAAAGGATCCAGAAATCAGAAGCCAATTTTCGCCACCGATCACAGCAACGCCTCCAGAACGATGATATATGATATATCCAGACTGAGATGGGATCATGATCTCATGGAACTCTTCGGAGGAATAGATGAAAATTCGCTGCCCCAGGTAAATCCCTCTGGCTCACCAGATGCCTATGGCCATATCTCTGATAATGCCTCAACGATATTCGAAGGCAGGGAGATATCGATAACATCAGATCTTGGAGACCAGCAGGCAGCGCTATTTGGTCAGGTATGCTTCGATCCTGGTGACATGAAGATCACATATGGAACCGGAACCTTTGCACTGGCCAATGCTGGGCATGACATACCGCGATCGTCAGCCAGACTTCTTAAAACCATATTTTATTCGCTGCATGGAGGCCGGATCAATTATGCACTTGAAGGGAGCATACTAGCAAGCGGATCTGCGCTGCGATGGCTTGAGAACGGCATTCATATGCTCGGGTCGGCAAAGGAAATAGAGGATGCTGCACAGAGGGTCAGGAGCAATGAGGGGGTGTATTTTGTTCCTGCCTTTTCCGGGCTCGGATCTCCTTACTGGGATCAGGATGCGCGTGGGCTCTTCATAGGGCTGACCGAAAGAACGTCCATCGATCATCTGGCAAGAGCGATCCTAGAATCAGAGGTTTATATGGCCACTGACGTCATAAGATCCGTTGAGGAGGAGACCGGATCTGAGATCACGAAGATCAAATGTGATGGTGGCGGATCCAGAAGCGATTTTCTGATGCAGTTTCAGGCGGATATGGCGAACTCTGAGGTGCTTATCCCGGAGACCTCGGAAACAACGGTCATCGGTTCTGGTTACCTTTCTGGGCTCACGTCCGGCTTCTGGACGGGCCTGAATGAGATACGTGAGCTATGGAGACTTGGAAGGATCTACAGGCCCGGAATGAAGAGAGAGGAGCGGGAACGGCTGTATGTGGGATGGAGAGAGGCTGTTAAAAGATCCATGGGCTGGGCCTCCAGCATACGATAG
- a CDS encoding mRNA surveillance protein pelota: MRILEEDLKDSTIRVRIESLDDLWYIRNILSEGDVVSAITFRRVEESADVQRSRERERIPITIKLKVEKIEFQDFDNRLRVLGTVIEGPEDTKGKHQSITITTDSEIAITKEWDQQHMDLLKEATDEKYVTVYTAVAMDEDEAQVFIIHPYGIQQIGTVFSGRSGKYAESAYSESAYFDEIINAIKNYRNRIIVLGPGFARDRFARYCNEKGIRVIGSFPSNRTDSGSVYEFITSADGKRIMSEERISRDKEIVDEFLRAVKKDMAVYGRELTKNALEAGALSDIIMTDEIFRTEEGRAILSTAESLGTKIHIVSVSNDPGQMIKKFGGVAGLLRFKPQ, encoded by the coding sequence ATGAGAATCCTTGAAGAGGATCTGAAAGATAGCACGATCAGGGTACGCATAGAGAGCCTTGACGACCTCTGGTACATAAGGAATATACTTTCCGAGGGAGATGTGGTCTCTGCTATCACCTTCAGAAGAGTCGAGGAATCCGCAGATGTACAGAGATCCAGGGAGCGAGAGCGGATACCCATAACCATAAAGCTGAAGGTAGAAAAGATTGAATTCCAGGACTTTGACAACAGGCTGCGTGTTCTGGGTACAGTGATCGAGGGGCCGGAAGATACAAAGGGAAAGCATCAATCAATAACAATAACCACTGACAGTGAGATAGCCATAACGAAGGAATGGGATCAACAGCACATGGACCTGCTGAAGGAAGCCACAGACGAAAAGTATGTAACGGTGTATACGGCCGTGGCCATGGACGAGGACGAGGCACAGGTGTTCATCATACATCCCTACGGAATACAGCAGATAGGCACCGTATTTTCAGGAAGATCTGGCAAATACGCTGAAAGTGCTTACTCCGAAAGCGCGTACTTTGACGAGATAATTAACGCAATTAAAAATTATAGGAATAGGATAATTGTATTGGGGCCAGGATTCGCTAGGGATAGATTCGCCAGATATTGCAATGAAAAGGGTATAAGGGTAATAGGTAGCTTTCCTTCCAACAGAACAGACTCCGGATCCGTGTACGAGTTCATAACATCTGCAGACGGAAAGAGGATAATGAGTGAAGAACGCATATCAAGGGACAAGGAGATCGTTGATGAATTCCTAAGGGCAGTTAAGAAGGATATGGCCGTGTATGGCAGAGAATTGACAAAAAATGCCCTAGAAGCCGGTGCGCTTTCCGATATTATAATGACGGACGAGATCTTCAGAACAGAGGAGGGGCGCGCCATTCTAAGCACTGCAGAATCTCTTGGAACAAAGATACATATAGTGAGCGTGAGCAATGATCCCGGTCAGATGATAAAGAAATTTGGAGGAGTGGCAGGTCTGCTTAGGTTTAAGCCTCAGTGA
- a CDS encoding Mut7-C RNAse domain-containing protein: MLKTILSKDGEIKLTVDQMLGKLARWIRLMGYDVYYPAGSVPDNEIIERSRSEGRIIITRDYGMYQKYPMSIFEPYDDIDEQLRDFAMHFSPKTRDRFMRCPVCNGRLVKLSTKVPSYVENHRDVYVCTQCHKIYWKGSHYRRIYKRIEKLGPKRR; the protein is encoded by the coding sequence GTGTTAAAAACGATCTTATCGAAAGATGGTGAGATTAAGCTGACAGTCGATCAGATGCTGGGAAAACTTGCAAGATGGATAAGGTTGATGGGTTACGATGTCTACTATCCGGCAGGAAGCGTCCCGGATAATGAAATAATAGAGAGGAGCAGATCTGAGGGGAGGATAATCATAACCAGAGATTACGGAATGTATCAGAAATATCCCATGTCAATATTCGAACCGTATGATGATATAGACGAACAGCTGAGGGACTTCGCTATGCACTTCTCTCCGAAGACCAGAGATAGATTCATGAGATGCCCCGTGTGCAACGGCAGACTTGTTAAACTGTCGACAAAGGTACCCTCCTACGTTGAAAATCACAGGGATGTATACGTATGCACGCAGTGCCACAAGATATACTGGAAGGGGAGCCATTACCGAAGAATTTACAAGAGAATTGAGAAGCTAGGGCCCAAGCGGAGATAG